From Candidatus Thermoplasmatota archaeon:
GAAACGCCCCCGGTGCCCACGAGGAACGAAAGGCCCGCCTCGTTGTTGGCGTATTGCGCTTCTCCACCTCCACCGTGTTGCACTCTTGCGAACAGCGAGTAAGTGCCATCCGTCAGTGGCGCGGTCAGTGACCATTGCAGAGAAACTAGGCCTGCATAGCTGCTTATCTCGTAGTAGTTGTCTGTCCCAGAACCGCTAGGATCGGCCGTGATTGTCCACCCTGCCGCAGATGGTACGCTCGTTGGATCCGGGCTCAAGGAGGAGACGAGCATCGCCCCGAGGATAGGGCCCGAGTTTCCTCCGGAGACATTGACGGTGACTGTGACACTCCCGCCCTTCTCAACGGTCAAGCTCGGAGTGAACATCGTCACGACTGCAGTGCCCGGAGTCACATGACAAGAGCTGCCGCAGTCGTATTGTTGAATGCCGCTGCCCGCGCCGCCTAAGAAGGCGTTTGCTTGCGGCGCAATCACCACTATCATTGGGACCAACAGTGCCAGAGCCAGGAGGATTAGACCTCTTCTCATTGGGTCACCTCCTCTCTGTAGAAGTCAAAAGGCTTCCTGAGCTTCGTCGGGTCGAGAGGGGCGCCCAAATAGAAGACCTTGGGGTTCGTGTCCAGCTCTTCCTGCAGCCGGAAGTGCTCCTTCTCGGCAATCGCCTTGGAGACTTCGCTGCTCGGGTCGTCCAGATCGCCGAAAGTGAACACTCCCACAGGGCAGTTCGCCACACACGCCGGCTTGAGACCTTTGATGAGCCTGTGAACGCAGAATGTGCACTTGCCCATGACGCCCGCGGAGTGATTTCCCCCGGAGACCAATCTGCCCTCATATTTGATGTCGTGGTCGGGGTTCTCATAAGGCAGACCGCTGCTACCCCAGTCAAAGTACTGGTTCTTGGAGGGTTTCTTCCAGTTGAAGTAGTTCACGCCATAGGGACAGGACACTTCGCAGTACCTGCAACCAATGCAGCGATCAGCATCGGTCAGCACCAATCCATCATCTCTTTTGAATCTAGCACCAACGGGACAAACTTTGACGCAAGGCGCATTGTCGCAATGTTGGCACGGGCGCGCCATGTACCTAATCTTAGAGTTCGGATAGGTTCCCTCTTCAAACCTGAACAACCACATCCAGAAGATCGCCATCGGTGTGTTGTTCTCAACCTTGCAGGCCTCAACACATGCTCGGCAACCCATGCAGCGCGACAGATCTATGGCCATGCCGTATCGGACCATCTCACGCCACCTTCCATACTTTCACATTGACGTGAAATGACTGATCCGCGGTGTTCGAAACGTATCCATTGCCAGTGAAGAATAGAGTGTTGGGTGTGGGGCCCGAGTTCCTAGCAACAGGATGCACCCATTGCCCGTAGTGGTGAGGGAGCACGACTGTGTCCGGCCTCACGAATTCCACCAGCTGCGCGACTGTTTGAATCTTTCGTGTTTCTCCTGTGAGAGCATTGTGGCTTTCCACGAATACCGGGTCTCCGTCGGCAATGCCCTTTGCAGTCGCCGTGGCAGAGTTGATGAGCAGCCTCTGTTTGGGAACGAGTTCGTTCAACAGTGCATTGGAAGTCGTCCTTGATTGCTTTAGCTCGATCTTCTTGTAGCTCACAAGCGTGAGGTCGTAGTCTGGAGGGGAAAGGTCCTTGGTCTGGGTGCGCCAGGTCGGGAACGCTGTGTAGTCCCTGTAATACAACTCATCGACGCTCATGCTTTGCATTACGCCCCTGTAACGGTACAGCGCCTCTCCGTATAGCCTATGCCTGAGGCCATCGTACGGAGGCGCGAAGGCGCTTCCGTAGTACTTGTCGGCGGAAACTGCTCCCTCAGACTTCACTCCGTTCTTCTCAAAGAAAGTGATGCCGCCAGCAATCCCGTTACTCTTTGCCCATCTGTCGAAAACGTCCCTGACCGTCGGCTTCGTGTTCAGGTCCAGCTTATGCGGGTCCACCATTTTGAGTTCGGAGTTCAGATAGTCTAGATAACCGCCCGCCCCGGAGAGAATCCCGGCTTTCTCACAAAGGTCAAGGTATATATCGATCTCGCCTCTGCTCTGATACAGTGGATTGATTGGGGGCTGGCGAATTGACGTCGCCTTAACGTATGTGTTAGATAG
This genomic window contains:
- a CDS encoding 4Fe-4S dicluster domain-containing protein; amino-acid sequence: MVRYGMAIDLSRCMGCRACVEACKVENNTPMAIFWMWLFRFEEGTYPNSKIRYMARPCQHCDNAPCVKVCPVGARFKRDDGLVLTDADRCIGCRYCEVSCPYGVNYFNWKKPSKNQYFDWGSSGLPYENPDHDIKYEGRLVSGGNHSAGVMGKCTFCVHRLIKGLKPACVANCPVGVFTFGDLDDPSSEVSKAIAEKEHFRLQEELDTNPKVFYLGAPLDPTKLRKPFDFYREEVTQ